A single window of Nicotiana tomentosiformis chromosome 1, ASM39032v3, whole genome shotgun sequence DNA harbors:
- the LOC138906424 gene encoding uncharacterized protein, which translates to MGNGSKRSFKYCNAWAQHSQFNQIVSDLWRTPIEGCKIFQIVKKLKLLKRKLRELNSQYFSNIKQTAKVDRQALKQVQERLQTDPSNHDLQQEEPEKYQKFRESSYLAEMFLQQKRKAIWIRLGDNNIGYFYSIIRHKRLKLANIQLKDDQGVSQTEPGAILKLLHPIEEREVKKELFQIDSNKNPGPDGYSSGFFKASWNILDCYISKVICSKLKDAVNYLVPDNQLALVQGRSMMHNVLIFHDLLRNYNRKTSPRYIIKIDLWKAYDMGEERSVNRVMEALKHFSEVSGLIANLEKSNIFMTGVTNQANEKLLAATGFSKGSFPISFWGAIFILPQSVLKEVDKRCRDYLWDSSEDKRRVPLVAWEKICCPKKNGGLNIKGCSSWNKASAGKLLWQLTDKWRF; encoded by the exons ATGGGGAATG GGTCAAAAAGATCATTCAAGTACTGTAATGCTTGGGCACAACACTCTCAGTTTAATCAAATTGTATCAGATTTATGGAGAACACCTATAGAAGGATGTAAAATATTTCAGATTGTTAAAAAGCTGAAACTACTAAAAAGGAAGCTTAGGGAACTCAACAGTCAATACTTCAGCAATATTAAGCAAACAGCTAAAGTTGATAGACAAGCCTTGAAGCAAGTGCAGGAGAGGTTGCAGACTGATCCTAGTAACCATGACCTTCAACAGGAAGAACCTGAGAAATATCAGAAGTTTAGAGAATCATCCTACCTTGCTGAAATGTTCCTACAACAGAAAAGAAAAGCTATATGGATAAGGTTGGGAGATAACAATATAGGGTACTTCTACTCAATAATAAGACACAAAAGATTAAAGCTAGCTAATATTCAATTAAAAGATGACCAAGGGGTATCGCAGACAGAACCTGGAGCAATT CTGAAGTTACTGCATCCAATTGAGGAAAGGGAAGTCAAGAAGGAATTATTCCAGATTGATAGCAATAAAAATCCAGGTCCTGATGGGTATAGCAGTGGGTTCTTTAAAGCTTCTTGGAACATTCTAGattgttatatttctaaa GTGATTTGCAGTAAGCTAAAAGATGCAGTAAATTACTTAGTACCAGACAATCAGTTAGCACTTGTGCAGGGTAGATCCATGATGCACAATGTGCTCATATTCCATGATTTGCTTAGGAACTATAATAGGAAGACATCACCTAGATACATAATAAAAATTGACCTCTGGAAAGCTTATGATATG GGTGAAGAGAGATCTGTGAATAGAGTAATGGAAGCACTAAAGCATTTTAGTGAGGTGTCAGGACTAATAGCCAACTTGGAAAAATCTAACATATTCATGACAGGGGTGACTAATCAAGCAAATGAGAAATTGTTGGCTGCCACAGGGTTCTCAAAGGGGTCTTTTCCTATTAG CTTTTGGGGTGCAATATTTATTTTACCTCAGAGTGTCTTAAAGGAAGTTGATAAAAGATGTCGAGATTACTTATGGGATAGCTCAGAAGATAAGAGAAGAGTACCATTAGTTGCATGGGAGAAGATATGTTGTCCTAAGAAAAATGGTGGCCTGAACATCAAGGGATGCAGTAGTTGGAATAAAGCTTCAGCTGGGAAACTGTTGTGGCAGCTAactgataagtggagattttga